ATGGCCATGTACAGGTAAGCACAGAAAGTTACGAGGTGTGCCGAGTTAATGGGAAAATGGTTATCTGTGTGTTGTCTGAAACTCTTGAATAATTGATTTCtgggattcattcattcattgatatCTAGTCGGTTAAGATTTGAGGCCTAGAACACTGTGTTGAAGGTCAATTTGGACTCCAGCAGGGACCCGAGTAGGTCTCAGATTCTTcaggtttttgtctgtttgtttgcttttgtttgtttgttgttgaaaTCTGGTGGACAGAAACACTGTTTGGGCAGCTTCTTTCAATGTAGAGAATACAACAAGTACAGGCATGACTTGACAAGTGTGGCCCTGgctttaaaacaaagttttttcATTTGGTGTAATATGCTATATTTTGGTTGAGCAATGATTCTTTGAGTAAGGTGCCCAAACCACTGGCTGGTGTTATATATCCTCCTCTcgtctctcccctcctctcccctctcccctcctctcccctcttcttccttcccccttctccccccttccccctcctcttccctctcccctcctctcccctcttttctccccttccccctcccccctcccctctctcccctccctcttctttttttccctctttattttggtttttcatgacagggtttctctgtaactctggctgtctttgaactcattttgtagaccaggctggccttgaactcaagaggtCGGCCCGCCTCtacctcaccagtgctgggattaaaggtgggctcttttcattttcttaacaagCCTTGAGTGGTTTGACTTTTCACTGCTATCGTTTCTACTGCTGTTCAGGCATTAGTAAAAAATACCAGGGCAGGCACTGGGCAGCTGAGATTTGGCTTTGGGGATCTTAAAgatgtgattttgttgttgttgttgttagtagaATCTGTTGAAAACTAAAATGAATTTGGGCAGAAGGAATCGAGGAGAGGTCAAAAAGGACTTGCGTGTCTGGCGTGTgtgggagaatggcagttccTGTGCCTGGGCTAGCTGCTCTGAGCACATCAACCCTGCTCCTTAACTGATGTTTCGTGGGAGGCAAATGTCTACTTTTCAAGGAGAGACACTCTAAGGACATTTATGTTGCCACTGATCTCTGTCCCCAGAGCATTAATTTGAAGAAGGGGCCAAGGAAGGCAGATGACTTTTCATAtcttaacaaaacaaatagattgatttttttttattaaaaagaactcCTCTCAGAAATGTCTGCAGCTGGGAAGGCTGGTTTGTTTCTGAAACATCTGTTTGCTGAGTCAACCCGAATAGGAAAACCCAGAGGAAGGCCATTTGGCATCTTTTCAAAGTCCTGTATAAGTACTCTGCCGCAGCTCATTTCTCTTTAAGGTTCGAAGGCCTGGGTTAAGTGTAGTTTAAGGCAGACCCAGACTGTGCCTCAGTCATCTGCTCCCGCTTGGCTTCCTGCTGCTGTGGAGAAACTGTGTGTCTTCATGAGAGTGGCCAGGTGTGTCTGCGTGTGTTCTGCCACCAGAGCTGATTTCACAGGCTTCTTGTAATTGAGGTTATTTATAAAGGTACAGATTAATCATGGTGCATAGGCTTTCGGTGATTGGAATTGGGGGTGGTGAAGGGGCTGGAGTTGTACAGTAAAGGATTAAATTGTGGCTGGCACTGAAGTGTATCTTAAATGCTGAAGTGATGAGGGGGAAACCCAACTCCAGTCTCTACTCTGTGGTTATGTGATGGCAGGGTCTGTTGAATGAGTTTAATTAAGCTTTTCAGCTGGCCTGGAGCACAAGCTCCTTGGTTGTCTGTGCAGCCTGGCATGCCCCAGGGATCCCTTGGCCTCACACAATACAGTTGCTTTTAAGGGACTGGCTTCAGCCTCCAAGAGGTACCTCTTTCTAGGGATTTGCTCAGTGAGATCAGACGCGAGAAGTTAATCACTTTGCTCCTGCTGGCCAGAGGCTTGTGTCTGGATCAAAGGCACTAAATTGTAACCCTGTGCAGGCGGGGAGTGAGCAGGGTGTTGAGTGCATCTTGATGAGGCCTGGCCTCTGGAAGGGAGCGTCTGCAGCAGGGAGAcctttctccatccttcttttttttttttttttttttttttttttttggtgNNNNNNNNNNNNNNNNNNNNNgaactcactttgtagaccaggctggccttgaactcagaaatccgcctgcctctgcctcccgagtgctgggattaaaggcgtgcgccaccacacccggctcttctCCATCCTTCTTGAACTGGGCTCTTGTCTCTCATTCTTGCTTCCTCTGGTGTGATCCCTGGATGCTACTTCCAGGAAGTCTGCTTGTATTTACCTTCCTGAGTTGGGTGGGACCTTTTCCCGCTGGGGGTTGCACTGAGGGGATTCACAGTCTTTTAAAACTGATCAGGAATGTGTGCACTGAGGAGATTGCTATTCACAGTTTTTATAAAACTGCGTTCAAGTCTTGGAGAACTAAATTAGGACTTCAGAGTATACGCTGTACATAGAGTGCATTCTCTTGGGGATTGTGCCACCCTCCCCAACAGGAGCCAGTTGtacagccctcccctcccctgctctgagATTTCAGTGCTGTGATTGTTTCAAGCAAGTTATAGTTTGCTCTCTGAAAGCTTTACCCTACATTGTGCCCTGACGTTCCTTCAAACCTGTTCATCTTTGTGAAGCTTTTTCTGTCTCAGTGAGTGTTTCTTTGTCATCATATGGGGTGGCCAGCAGTGGGGGCTCTTGTTGCCACCACTCTGTAACTGTCTCCCTGTGTTGTTTGCAGTGCTCTGTGAAGAACTGCCGGACAGCCTTCCATGTGACTTGTGCTTTTGACCGTGGCCTGGAGATGAAGACCATATTGGCAGAGAATGATGAAGTCAAATTCAAGTCCTACTGCCCAAAGCACAGCTCACACAGGAAACCCGAGGAGGGCCTGGGTGAAGGAACAGCCCAGGAGAATGGGGCCCCTGAGAGTTCTCCCCAGAGCCCTCTGGAGCCCTATGGTAATCTGGAGCAGAATCGAGAGGAGGCCCACCGGGTGAGTGTTCGCAAGCAGAAGCTACAGCAGCTGGAGGATGAGTTCTACACCTTCGTCAACCTGCTGGATGTGGCCAGGGCCCTGCGGCTGCCTGAGGAAGTGGTGGATTTCCTGTATCAGTACTGGAAGTTGAAGAGGAAGATCAACTTCAATAAGCCCCTCATCACCccaaagaaagatgaagaggacAATCTAGCCAAGCGGGAGCAGGATGTCTTGTTTAGGAGGCTGCAGCTGTTCACGCACCTGCGGCAGGACCTGGAGAGGGTAATGATTGACACCGACACCTTATAATGACTTAGAGAAGAAGATGTAAAGAGGCGGGCACTTTCCTTGAGATGATAGCCAGTCATTACTCTCAGATCCTTGTACACACTACAGCATGAGGTCATGTTGGTTAAACATATTTATGGGCTGGTAAACTCACTGCATTGTGCAAGACTGCCAGTGTGGGAGTTGCTTTGTGATTATTTCTCCCGTTAATCTTTACTGTTCTCCAAGATCAGATGGGGTGTATCTTCATCCCCTATTCCCTTGTCCTTGTAGAGCTGGAGGGAATGGAGCACCAGGAACATGACCAAGGGCTTAACTCAGCAGCAGTTTAGAGCCTGGTTTTGAGAACTGGGATGTATCTGAGTTATGGGGAATGGGGCAGTGGCAAGGAAATTCCTTGTTCAACCTGGGGAGACATTTCCTAGGTGCTGATGAAGGGCTCGTTAGAGAGAGCTAAGCACTGCCTCCCATTGGCTCATCTTTGCTTCTAGGCTAATCCACAGGGGCATTCCCAGCTCTGTTGTGGAGCAGAACAGGCTGTGGGTgctgatgtgtgtgcatggactTATATACACCTATTACAGAAAACAGTCTTGGCAGTGAGGTGCTAAGTCATCACAAAGGTTGTGCACATACAGAGTGCGATTGTGTGTGGCGCGCATCCCTCTCCGGGTGATGTCTGCGTGTGGTGTGATTCCTGGTGCACAGGGCATTGGGTCTGTCTGTGGAGCCCTTAGCAATCTCAGTACActgcatacatagacacacacgtgTTTATCACACTCCTGGGTTGCTGATTAAGTGGCTGTTGGCTGCCTGGAGCCTCAGCTGCTGGCACTCCCCTCAGCTGTTTGCTGCTTGGTGCCTCCCCCACTCTCCATTACCTCTGGAGTCCCCCGCTGGACCTTTTTTCCTGCTGCAGGAATAATTAGGAGTGGGCTGTCCTCCCCAGGGTCTCCCGTAGGTGGTTTTTTTGACCAAGGCTTGCTAATTGGGGATGCGTCTTGAGCACCTTCCATACTTACTCCCCTGACTGCTAGCTACCTATTAAATTCATTAGTGTGGCAGAGATGGTATGCAAGTTGTCTGGCCTGAAGCAGCCTGTGCCGAAAGGCACCCAAGTGGCCTGAAACAGCTAATGCGtatctccctccagctcctcacGTATTAGAGAGGAGTGATTCATCACCTGCTTGGCAACAGCATCTGACTCATAGGTGATTTGAGATGAGAGTGTAGGCAGGAGAGTGCAAATGTACTTGGCCAAAAGGATGAGTTCTCACAGAGGCTTGCACTACCGTGTTGGAGATGGTCATGCACGTATTTCTAAGTGCTCATTAGAGGCCCTTTTAGTGCATCATCTAATGCTGACTTCTTGTGATGTCCTTTTCTAGACCTTGTTAGGATTCCGGGTAAGGTGGTGGGTGCTAGTTAGGCTAAGGGGAGGTGGGAGCAGGTTGGTTAGGCTCCCACACCCCCCCTGGTGGTCAGTTCAAAGAACCACATGCACTTGTGGTGTGTTCTTGAGAAAGGGATTCAGGGTTAATGGGTATTTTGTTGAGAAGCTACCATCCTAACCCAACAACTGCTGTAATTGGGGTGCATGGAGTCAGATAGCCCTTGGGAGGGGAGGCGAGAAGTCTCATGTTTTGACTGTGTTTGTTTAACAATCACCACAGAATAAAAGTGTAGAAAATGTTTGTGGTGTATTAActctttttctgtatttaagtTACTGAGATTAACATATACTTATAATTAAATTCTCAACTTTTTTTGGAGTCGTCATTTTGCGTTTAAGTAGAATAATGCCTGTGGTGCATAAGGGAATAAATCAGGATTTGTGTGCACcagtgcctgtgtatgtgtgtgtgtgtgtggcattacTTAACATTCAGTATTAAAGAGTCTACGGTTTTAATGCAGTCAGTGTCAGTTTAAAAGGGGTGTATTTATAATGACATGTTATGTTTTCCTCCTGCCATGAGGACCGTCTGAAAGCTGAAGTCTATGGCAGGCCCTGGAGAGTTGTACAGTGCTCTGCAATTATAAAAAAGTGTATCAGACCAAGGGCTTATCAGGGCAGccatgacaaaagaaaaagtcCAAAGGTACAATTAACTTGTCTTCTCAGTAAGTTAGTGGTCTATTTTTATGAACTATCAGCACATGGTAGGCACTTGAGCCAGTCGATGTAGGCGACCGGACTGGAGGCATGTGGTCATTCCTGAACAAGTGAGTGGCACTCAGCACATGCAGGTGACTCAGTGATTACGTTAATTGTTCTTTCTGGCAAATTAACACCTCGGGGGCCTTCCACACCTGGGTACCAATTCTGGATCAGAAAGCTACGTGACAGGAATAGGTATCAGGAGGCTCTAAATGAGATGGTTGGTAATGTGGTGAGTGTAACTTCCAGCTTCCGGAGGCTGTCATCTTACTCTGGGATTCCTGACTACCTCACTGAACTACTAGCTTGGATAAAGACATCCTGCACTTGCTGTAGTTTGTACGGAAAGGCTCCAAGTCCTGGGGAACAGTCCTGTGCATTTGTCACTCAGTGGAACATAACATTTTGAAAACTCAATGCGACCTCAGTTGTTCACTAAACAAAAATGCACGTGAGGCTTTAATGTGGCAGGCACTGCATAGGGCTCAGGAAATCCACTGCAAGCACTCTTGCCTGCTCTGCTGCTTGTTCTCAGGATGCAACAGGAACATTCTGGAAACTTTAAAAGTGCAAACTGGAGTGGGGGCGTGGGGGGGATCAtggttgtttctgtttgtgaACTTGCTTTAAGGGGAGAGTTGACTTGGATTTAGCCTGATGTCAGACGGTGAGGCATGGTAGGTTTGGGGGCCTGCTGCTAGCCGCTGAGGGAAGGTGAATTGAGTGGCCAAGCTCTCTGGGCAGAGAGTCTAGATTTCtgccaagaattttttttttttttttgtttactttgggGTCAGCCAAAGCTGGATCAAATAGGCATTAGAGATCACAACTGTAAATTATGGCTTCTTTTGCTTTGTGGGTTTATTTAGATGTTATTTATCTGAGGTCACTGGAaggaaaaggttttttgttttgtcttttctctcctcaCTAAAGCCTTTCCTGGCACAGAAGCCATCAGAGTTGAGATTCCTGCCTTCCCTATTTATTTTCATGGGTCAGGCTTAAGATGTTTCTGCACGCCTGAGTTGAATGTGAGCATGAACTATAATAATGCCCACTTCGTGTCTCCAAAAATCAGATTCTTCATGGGAAGCTGGCTTGTGTGTTGTCAGAGGTTTGAACTTGTGATGAGGGTTTAGGTTTGATCCTTCCTTTGTTTATGAGTTTCCACCCATAATCTCATCTGGGTGGTATAGAGAAGATCCTGTTAGCCACTTTCAGCCCCAAGTTGGTTAGGGTTTTTCTAAAGAGCACCTTCTTCCTTGCCTGGGATTGTGGCTATCCCTTAGGCAGGCAGGCCCAGTGACATTATATTTAACTCAGACAGGGagcatgattttctttttaatcttttattaattgAACCTAATAGTATTAATAAGTTATTAATAtagaaatagaggcaggaagTCCCTGATAGTGCATCATTAGGGGTCAGCAAAATCCAGTAGTATTTCCCTTCATGGCCCATGTCCTCATGTAGGTCCCAGCCTGGAGCACAGCTGGGAGTGTGAGGATGGAGAAAGGTCTGAAAATAGAGGGGATATCTGTGTCAGCCAGTATGCAAAACTGCATGGCTTGTGCCAGAGAAGCAGCTAGTGAGTGACCTTTGAACTTGCACTTACAGTATGATACAAGAAAGACTGCTCAAAAGGATGATGCATTTTTAGCACGCCCTAGATGCTAGCCAGTGGGGAGCATGTAGTCATTTTCCActtctgccactgctgctgaggTGGCTGAGGTCTTATGGGCATCTTCCTGAAGAAAGGTTCAACTGTTCAGTGGTGGGCTGCACCTGATGTTCTGTCTTTACGCCCAAAGGATCAGTGGGGTTTAGTGCCTTTATTCTTTACTTTTGTATTTAATGGTGACTGATGGCTTTAAGAGTAGGGAATAATGACTCTGGAAGCCTAGACCACTGACCACAAactaatacatatgtatgtgattTGAAGAAGTCTTCTGTCCGATTGAGTGGGGAATCTCAGCATGTGATCTTTCCGTTACAGATAAACTAGAATGCGGGTGAGGTTAGTAGCAGGTTTAAACTGATGATCCATAGATCCAAAGATttgctggggatgctggggcaGTTCCTGGGCATTTGCACACCTCACTGGAATATGCTGCAGTGGCTGGCTGTTTGCAAAGTTGTACCCAGTGAACCAAGCAGctcatttgattttctagagGACTTTGTGCAGGGGTTCCTCTTATGCCATTGACCTGGAAGACACTTGATAGAAGTATTCAGGGAGGTTGCTTCATAATTGCTCAAACTATTTACAATAAGATTTCTGAGAAGACACTGTTGGATGGTAAGCGGAGCTCTCTGGCACAAGGCAGCAAGTCCTGTAGGGGTCTCTACAATTGCAGACTGGTGGGGAAGAGTGGGACTCTGCCTATCTCTGCTACTTCCCCAGTGTAACTTCATGGTTGCTACAGACACGAGGGAATAAATAAGCAGAATTCTTCTAGTGGTAGGGTAAAATGCTTAAAGCATGTTTTGATTTCAAATGTCTGTCAAGGCTTTAGTAGGGCCAGTATATCTCAGGTACTGGAGAAATGAAAGCACTGAAGTATCGTTACCGTATTGCTCACTTAGAATCTTTATTCTCTACATTCTAGGTTCGGAACCTCACTTACATGGTGACCCGCAGGGAAAAGATTAAACGGTCTGTGTGCAAAGTCCAGGAACAAATTTTCACTCAGTACACTAAGCTCTTGGAGCAAGAAAAAGTTTCAGGTATGCATAAAGCCCTAGAAGTAGGGCAGGGGTTTGAAGCCTTGACACTGCTGTTGAGGGAAAACAGTTGTTCTTCCAATTTGTCTTGTAGAAAGTTTTCAGTAGCACAGCTGTTCATATTCAGGGAACATCTTTAAACACATTATATTGGAGGGAAGGAACGGAATTTGGCATTAAATAGGCTTTGAGACCTGTAGCATCTCCCTGATGACCAAATAGAAGCAAGTCATAGACCTTAATTTCTCTCTCCAATTTCATGTAAAGTGGGGATGCTATCTCAAGTTACCTAAGTATCAGGATATGGGAAGGAAAACAAACTGCAGCACATTGCAGAGCTTTTGATAAACATGGGGATAGCTACAAAGGTGTGACTTCATGCTCTAGCTTTTGGAGCAATCTAACATTGTAAATACTTGCTAAGACTACTTACCACATACACTCATTTCCTAACATTCATGGTGGACTTCTGAAGGTATGGATGAGATGGAATTCTGCGTGTGCTGggcatttaattaattaataaattaattaattaattgtcttCTATTTACATTGTTCTAGCCagccaaaaaggaagaaaaatatgggAATATGCTTCCTCTACTCTGAAGAGTGTGTCAGTTATTAATGTTGGGCAAGTGTTTCACTCTGAGATTCATATGATCTTCAGTTAGTCTGGTATAGAATCATGACCTCTAAAATGTGCGTTTTGCATCAGTGTTCTGTGATGATAAGCCCCAGAAAGTAGGTAGTGTAAGATTTCATGGAGGAAGTTGGTCCTGGGATACGTCAGGGAGCAGGTGGGTCTTAGGCTGGCCTTCAGTGGAGAAGGATGAGCCACTCTACCTTGGATTGCCCTTAAAAGTTCCAGCACTCTTGGCACTTGCTTGTGTGGAGAGTCATTGTTCATTCAGTCTTTGTGGATTTTTTCCCTAGATAATTATGGCATCCAAGCAGCATAGTAGAGATAACCTGGTTAGGGAGCACACAGAAAAGACTGAGGGGAAGCTTTCAGCAATACTCTCCTCTTGGAGGGCCTCCTACTTTTAAATGTGCTCTTGCTAAGATTAAGTATTTTTCAGAGGAACCAAGTGTCTTTCATTATCTGTAACTTAAAACTTCAGTTGCAAACTTTGAAAGTAAGTTTTCCAAGTAGTGTCATTGGTTAAAGACAGTGTAGTTTAGATTCTTTAAGTTCACTCTATCTCTTTGGTGTCTGGGATGGTTGATGGTAGTATGCAGAGGTACTTGCTAAGGAGTCAGTGATATAGGATGACGTGTGTATGTGGCTGGAATGGAGTCATTCTTTTTTGGGTATCCCAGGCAGCTGCTTGCATCATGGCGATTTGTACTTGGCTGAGTGAGATTCTCTTCACAAAGGGTTAGGGCATATTTTGGGTTATAGAACTGAAATGTAGATTGATCCAGAAGTCCTACTGCTGGTGAACACGGTGGCTTATACTTGTTAGCGTTCTgggggctgaggtaggaggagtgCCACAATTTTAGTCAGCTGGACTAggttgtgagttctaggtcactctaggctacagaatgagaccttgttataagaaaacaacaaaaacaaaaattcagaaaagagaaacaaatctttccttcattttgagtTGAACAGCAATTATAATCATTTGAAAAGACTTTATTCTTGTGGGATGCTACAGCAAATGCAGCTGAAGCCCCCAAGAgtggcttttctttctcatttctaaacTGTGATGCTTAGTTTCCTGCCCTTAAAGACACTTTCAAGGGAGATGCCCATGACTTTACATGTGTCTTTTAGAGTTCATGGCTCAAACTTTTGCGATTCTGGGAACTAGTTAGGGTCATTTTGTGGAATGAGAGCTTCTTCAGTGGAAGTGGTACTTAAGGGAGCTTCAAGTCAGGTAGATAGAAATTATAGTTCAGACAACACTGGACCTTCTTCATCTTTGTTTGCTTCGGGcatttcaataaaaaacaaacaaaaaatacacttCAAATGCCATAAAGATCGACTCCAGTGATTGTTTTCTGAGAAAGCAGACATTTTCAGATGAACAGCTTGTAAAAAGGACCTGTGTTGCTGTTAAGGTCTCTTGGGTTGTAAGGTCTTATGAGGTTTCCTGTAGGACAATGGAACTGAACCTCGTGGTTCACATCTTAAGAGGAGACAAAACATAAGACTTGCTGTTTTGTAGTTGGTCTTGAGACTCTTATAGAACCATGGTCCTTATGAATTCCCCATCAGTTTTCAGACCAGCGTTATAAAGTTTATTAATGAGTATGAAACACATTTTTGTGGATCATAACTAGCAGACAAAACAGGTGTGGAATAGACTAGGGAGTGTCAGGCTGGAGAGTGGTTAGGAGTATTTTGCTGCTTGAgtattccagaggatctgggtttgattcccaacacccacatagcaACTTACAACTGTCTATTAGAATAAACTCTaggtccagaggatctgatgccctctgctggcttccaCAAGCACTGTACCCCATGtagtacagacatacatgcaggcaaaacacttgtacacataaaataaaaaatgattaaaaaaacagGAAGTGCCAGTTTCTAATGAGATGAGAATTGATattcataaattcataaaatataagcGTTTACTAGGTTAAGCTATGAAATCTAAGTTTGTGATTTGCATAAAAGACTGATTTAATGATTTAACAACTTGGATGACAGGTTGACCTCCACGCATTTTCCGTACAGTGAATGAACTTTGCTTCTCATATTACATGTCCAGAATTATCGTGAGCACTTACCTGTGTTCAGTTTGCACATTTACATGTACTTGTCCTCCGTGGTCCTATGGAGAAAGAAACTTAGAAGCTCTGCTTAGTCTCAGAGAGGAAAGTGACTGGTAGATGGGACAATTGCTGCTATGTAGAGGTAGTGGCCGCCATTGGATAGATTTCAAATGGATTCCCCAAAGTTTCATAAAAAACTGTATTTTAGTGGCTttggattaaaaagaaagatctaGTATACTGACTACAAAGATTGAAAGCAGATTCTTGAAGCAggtcatatctttttttttttttttaaacaaagtgcTGCTGTTGCTTGCTTGGGTGGGAAGTTTGTAAATGATGTTTCCAGTCTAGAACTTTATGAGTTTGGATTTGCTTATGTAATTTTTCCTCTGGTTTTCTGTTCCTAGGTGtgccttcttcctgctcctccgcACTGGAGAACATGCTTTTGTTCAACAGTCCTTCTGTGGGCCCCAATGCTCCCAAGATAGAGGACTTGAAGTGGCATTCTGCATTCTTCAGGAAACAAATGGGTACTTCCTTGGTTAATCCACTGAAAAAGTCCCATAAGCGAGATGCATTGCAGAACAGTTCTGGGACTGAGGGCAAGACCTCGCATAAGCAGCCAGGTCTTTGTGGTAGAAAGGAGGGGCTGGGGGTCCCAGAAAGCTTGCTGAGCTTAGAAAAGACTTTTGCAGAAGCACGTCTCATATCATCAGCACAACAGAGAAatggtgtggtgaccccagaCCATGGGAAAAGAAGAGACAATCGTTTTCATTGTGATCTCGTTAAAGGAGACTTAAAGGACAAATCTTTTAAGCAGAGTCACAAGCCTCTCAGGTCCACAGACACATcccagaggcatctggacaacACAAGAGCTGCCACCTCCCCTGGAGTAGGGCAGTCAGCACCTGGCACCAGGAAGGAGATTGTGTCCAAGTGCAATGGCTCCCTAGTCAAAGTGCCTATAACACCTGCCAGCCCAGTTAAAAGCTGGGGAGGATTCCGGATTCCAAAGAAGGGGGAGCGGCAGCAGCAAGGAGAAGCCCATGATGGGGCCTGCCACCAGCACTCAGACTGCTCCCATCTGGGTGTAAGCCGAGCTCCAGCCAAGGAGAGAG
This region of Mus caroli chromosome 3, CAROLI_EIJ_v1.1, whole genome shotgun sequence genomic DNA includes:
- the Jade1 gene encoding protein Jade-1 isoform X2 translates to MKRGRLPSSSEDSDDNGSLSTTWSQHSRSQQGRSGTCSRPEDRKPSEVFRTDLITAMKLHDSYQLNPDDYYVLADPWRQEWEKGVQVPVSPGTIPQPVARVVSEEKSLMFIRPKKYIASSGSEPPALGYVDIRTLADSVCRYDLNDMDAAWLEVTNEEFKEMGMPELDEYTMERVLEEFEQRCYDNMNHAIETEEGLGIEYDEDVVCDVCQSPDGEDGNEMVFCDKCNICVHQACYGILKVPEGSWLCRTCALGVQPKCLLCPKKGGAMKPTRSGTKWVHVSCALWIPEVSIGSPEKMEPITKVSHIPSSRWALVCSLCNEKFGASIQCSVKNCRTAFHVTCAFDRGLEMKTILAENDEVKFKSYCPKHSSHRKPEEGLGEGTAQENGAPESSPQSPLEPYGNLEQNREEAHRVSVRKQKLQQLEDEFYTFVNLLDVARALRLPEEVVDFLYQYWKLKRKINFNKPLITPKKDEEDNLAKREQDVLFRRLQLFTHLRQDLERVRNLTYMVTRREKIKRSVCKVQEQIFTQYTKLLEQEKVSGVPSSCSSALENMLLFNSPSVGPNAPKIEDLKWHSAFFRKQMGTSLVNPLKKSHKRDALQNSSGTEGKTSHKQPGLCGRKEGLGVPESLLSLEKTFAEARLISSAQQRNGVVTPDHGKRRDNRFHCDLVKGDLKDKSFKQSHKPLRSTDTSQRHLDNTRAATSPGVGQSAPGTRKEIVSKCNGSLVKVPITPASPVKSWGGFRIPKKGERQQQGEAHDGACHQHSDCSHLGVSRAPAKERAKSRLRADSENDGYAPDGEMSDSESEASEKKCIHASSTISRRTDIIRRSILAS
- the Jade1 gene encoding protein Jade-1 isoform X1, which encodes MASCDRGCLLSPGEIMKRGRLPSSSEDSDDNGSLSTTWSQHSRSQQGRSGTCSRPEDRKPSEVFRTDLITAMKLHDSYQLNPDDYYVLADPWRQEWEKGVQVPVSPGTIPQPVARVVSEEKSLMFIRPKKYIASSGSEPPALGYVDIRTLADSVCRYDLNDMDAAWLEVTNEEFKEMGMPELDEYTMERVLEEFEQRCYDNMNHAIETEEGLGIEYDEDVVCDVCQSPDGEDGNEMVFCDKCNICVHQACYGILKVPEGSWLCRTCALGVQPKCLLCPKKGGAMKPTRSGTKWVHVSCALWIPEVSIGSPEKMEPITKVSHIPSSRWALVCSLCNEKFGASIQCSVKNCRTAFHVTCAFDRGLEMKTILAENDEVKFKSYCPKHSSHRKPEEGLGEGTAQENGAPESSPQSPLEPYGNLEQNREEAHRVSVRKQKLQQLEDEFYTFVNLLDVARALRLPEEVVDFLYQYWKLKRKINFNKPLITPKKDEEDNLAKREQDVLFRRLQLFTHLRQDLERVRNLTYMVTRREKIKRSVCKVQEQIFTQYTKLLEQEKVSGVPSSCSSALENMLLFNSPSVGPNAPKIEDLKWHSAFFRKQMGTSLVNPLKKSHKRDALQNSSGTEGKTSHKQPGLCGRKEGLGVPESLLSLEKTFAEARLISSAQQRNGVVTPDHGKRRDNRFHCDLVKGDLKDKSFKQSHKPLRSTDTSQRHLDNTRAATSPGVGQSAPGTRKEIVSKCNGSLVKVPITPASPVKSWGGFRIPKKGERQQQGEAHDGACHQHSDCSHLGVSRAPAKERAKSRLRADSENDGYAPDGEMSDSESEASEKKCIHASSTISRRTDIIRRSILAS